GACATCGATCCCCTCCTCCGGGCAATCCAGCGCAGCAGCCGCAAGCGCGACGAGCTGCTGGCGGATCTGCGCCGCTGCGATCCGCATCGGGATCGACGTGACCTGGATCGTCTCGCTGGCGATGGTTGCGCCCTGGTCGGGCGTTTCGGCCGTGTCGCCCAGCACCATCTCGACGGACGCGAACGGGAAATCCAGCTCCTCCGCGACGATCTGGGCGAGCGCTGTGCGGATGCCGGTACCGAGATCGACATGGCCGCAGAAGGCGAGCACTCGCCCTTCGGCCGTCAGGCAGACATGGACGTCGAGCCCCTCCTCGGGCGGCGCCTCGGCCGCTGCGCCCTTGCGCGGCGAGACGACGGCGATGACGCCGCCGCGCTTCAGCAATTTGCGGCGGGAGGGCGGTGGAGTCGCGCCCGTCACGAGCCTGCCCCGTCGCGGCTCCAGCAGCGTTCGGCGGCCAGCATCACCGCCCGCACGATCTCCACATGCGTCCCGCAGCGGCAGAGATTATAGCGCAGCGCTTCGCGTACCTCGCTCTCGCTGGGTTTCGGCTTCACATCGAGGAAGGCCTTGGCCGTCATCACCATGCCGTTGATGCAGTAGCCGCACTGGGCCGCCTGCGCATCGATGAAGGCCTGCTGGATCGGATGCGGCTTTTCCGGCGTGCCGAGCCCTTCCAGCGTCACGATCTCGCGGCCGACGGCGAGCCGGACGGGATAGGCGCAGGCCCGCGCCGCCACCCCGTCGAGCAGCACGGTGCAGGCCCCGCATTCGCCGAGGCCGCAACCGAATTTCGGACTGTTGATGGCGAGGTCGTTGCGCAGGAAGAAGAGCAGCGGCGTGTCAGGCTCGCCCTCGATGCGATGAGAGGTGCCGTTGACGGTAAGCGTGAAGGCGCGCGCAGCCCTTTTCATCCGCCTTTACCCGTCCGAGGGGAATGGAAGACCAGCGACACCCAGCGCGCCCCAAATCATTCGTATGCGAATGAGATAATAACGATTCCAGACTGACTGCAATCGTTCTCTCGTCGAACCCGCGCCGGCCTATCGGCCAACGCAGCGGGAGCAGGTGCTTCAGTGCCCGACGACGGCGGGGATTTTCTCGGCCGGCGGCGTGTTGCGGCTGCGCCCGGAGCGGACGATGCCATCGATCACCACCATCCCGATGCCCGGCAGGTCGCCGAGCTGGATGCTGTCGAGGAAGTTCCTGCCGGCCGAGTGCTGGGCCTTGTCCATGAAGACGAAATCGGCCGAGCGGCCGACCTCGATCAGCCCGCAATCGAGGCTGCGCATCCGCGCCGTATTGCCGGTGGCGAAGCAGAAGGCGATCTCGGCCGGGACATCGCCGAGCGAGGAGAGCAGCGAGACCATGCGGGCGACGCCGAGCGGCTGCACGCCAGAGCCTGCCGGACCATCCGTGCCGAGGATGACGCGCTGGAGATCGCCCATCTCGCGGGCGATGCGCAGCGTGTAGAGCGCGGCGCGCTCATTGCCGTTATGGACGAGTTCGAGGCCGCGCTTGCAGCCCTCGCAGATGCAGCGGATTTCCTTGTCCGGCAGGGCCGTGTGCCCGCCATTGATATGGCCGACGACATCGGTGTCGGCCTCCAGCACCACATCGGCGCCGATCAGGCCCGAGCCCGGGATCGAAGGGCCGCCGGTGTGGATCGTCGACTGGATGCCGTATTTGCGCGCCCATGCGACCATCTGCCTGGCCGTGGCACCGTCCTTGACGCCGCCGAGACCGACCTCGCCGAGCAGCTTCACGCCGGCATCGGCCAGATCCTTGAAATCCTGCTCGACCATGCCGGGCTCGATCACCGGCGCGCCGGCATGGATCTTCACGCCGCCCGGTCGGAAGGCGTCGAAGCAGCGCTGCGCATAGATCGCCATCGCCTTGACGCCGACGATATCCCTCGGGCGGCCGGGCGTATGCACCTCGCCCGCCGAGATCATGGTGGTGACGCCGCCATGCATGGTCGAATCGATCCAGCCGAGCTGGTTCTGGCGCGGCGTCCAGTCGCCCGCGACGGGGTGGACATGGCTGTCGATCAGGCCGGGCAGCAGCACCGTGCCGTTGGCATCGATGACGCTGTCGGCCTTGTCCGTATCCAGATCCTTGAAGCTGCCGACGGCTGTGATCTTCCCGCCGATGGCCACCACCGTATCGGCCTGCAGAATGGGGTTGCCGATGTCGCCACTGAGCAGAAGCCCGATATTCCGGACCACCAGCTTGTGGTCCGCCTTGATCGTCGCAGTCTTTTGCTCAGCCATCAGCCCCACCCCTTCTTGAAGCCCTTCCGCACCTGCAATCTGACCGATTGACAAGGCCGCGGAGAGTCGGCATATCGTTTGTGTACGAACAAGTTTGCACTCCCTTCCCTCACTGTCAAGCAGGAGGAACGCGCATGGCTTTCGCCGTGACCGAAGCTTGCATCCGTTGCAAGTACACAGACTGCGTCGCGGTCTGCCCGGTCGATTGCTTCTACGAGGGCGAGACGATGCTCGTCATCAATCCGGACGAGTGCATCGATTGCGGCGTGTGCGAGCCGGAATGTCCGGCAGAGGCGATCGTCTCGGAAACCGCGGATGATTCAGCCCGCTGGATCGCCCTCAATGCCAGGCTCGCCGCGCAATGGCCCAACATCACCGATAAGCGCGACGCGCCCGCCGATGCCGACGACTGGAAGGACGTTCCGGACAAGTTGAAATTTCTCCCGGAAGCCCTCGAGGCGTGAGGAATCTTCTGCGTCAGGACTGTCCGCGACAATAAAGAAGAAGATTTTGATTTCGTACGCGTTTTCTGCTTAGCAAGCGCCCGCCGCACTGCAGCAAACGCGCCAGAGACCACCGCCCAAGCTTCAAAGGACGATGCGATGAGCAATTTCTACGAGGAACAGGTCCTCAGCGTTCATCACTGGACGGATACGCTGTTCAGCTTCACGACCACGCGCGACACCTCGTTCCGCTTCAAGAACGGCCAGTTCACGATGATCGGGCTCAAGGTCGATGAGAAGCCGCTGCTGCGGGCCTACAGCGTCGCCAGCACGAATTACGATGAGAACCTCGAATTCTTCTCCATCAAGGTGCCGGACGGCCCGCTGACCTCGCGGCTGCAGGACCTCCAGGTCGGCGATCCGATCATCGTCGGCAAGAAAGCGACGGGGACGCTCGTCCTGGACAATCTCAAGGACGGCAAGCGGCTGTTCCTGCTCGGCACCGGAACCGGGCTCGCCCCCTTCCTCTCGCTCATCCGCGACCCCGAGACCTATGAGCGCTACGAGACCGTCGTGCTCGTCCATGGCTGCCGCCAGGTCGCCGAGCTTGCCTATGGCGAGCGGATCCAGAGCCAGCTGCCCCAGGACGAGTTCCTCGGCGAGATGATCCGCCAGCAGCTGATCTACTATCCGACGGTGACCCGCGAGCCCTTCCGCAATCGCGGCCGCATCACCGATCTGCTGACCTCGGGCCAGCTCTTCGCCGATATCGACCAGCCGGACTTTGATGCCGACGGTGACCGCTTCATGCTCTGCGGTTCTCCCCAGATGCTGGTCGATCTCAAGGCGACCTTCCAGGAGCGTGGCCTTCACGAAGGCAACCATGGCGAGGCCGGCGACTACGTGATCGAGCGCGCCTTCGTCGAGAAGTAATCCGGCTTGTCCGTGTAGCCTGGAGAACGGCGCATGAAGATCTTGGTGCCCGTGAAGCGGGTGGTTGATTACAACGTGAAGATCCGCGTGAAGGCGGACGGTTCCGGCGTCGAGCTTGCGAATGTGAAGATGTCGATGAACCCGTTCGACGAGATCGCGGTGGAAGAGGCGCTGCGCCTGAAGGAAGCCGGCAAGGCGACCGAGGTGGTGGTGGTCTCGATCGGTCCGGCGCAGGCAGCCGAGACGATCCGCACCGGTCTCGCGATGGGCGCCGATCGCGGCATCCTGGTGAAGGTCGACGGCATCGTCGAGCCGCTTGCCGTGGCCAAGCTGCTGCAGAAGCTGGTCGAGCAGGAAGGCCCCGGCCTCGTCATCCTCGGCAAGCAGGCGATCGACGACGACGCCAACCAGACCGGCCAGATGCTGGCGGCGCTGCTCGGCTGGCCGCAGGGCACGTTCGCCTCGAAGGTCGAGCTTGGCGCGGACAATGTCGACGTCACCCGCGAGGTCGATGGCGGCCTGCAGACGGTCAGCTTGAAGCTGCCGGCGATCGTCACCACCGACCTGCGCCTGAACGAGCCGCGCTATGCCTCGTTGCCCAACATCATGAAGGCGAAGAAGAAGCCGCTCGACGAGACCACGGCCGAGACCCTCGGTGTCGATGTCGCGCCGCGCTTGAAGGTCCTGAAGACGGTCGAGCCTGCCGGCCGCTCCGCCGGCATCAAGGTGGCCTCGGCCGCCGAACTCGTCTCCAAGCTCAAGACCGCCGGGGTGATCTGATGACCACGCTGCTGATTGCCGATCACGACAACGTCTCGATCAAGGACGCCACCGCCAAGGCACTGAGCGCCGCTTCCCAGCTCGGCGGCCCCGTCCATATCCTCGTCGCCGGTGAGGGCGCCAAAGCCGCCGCCGATGCGGCTGCCAAGCTCGCCGGCGTAGAGAAGGTGCTGCTCGCCGACGACGCGGCTTACGGCCATGCGCTGGCCGAGCCGCTCGCCGCGCTGATCGTCAAGCTCGCCGATGGCTACGACGCGATCGTCGCGCCCTCGACCACCACCGGCAAGAACGTGCTGCCGCGCGTCGCCGCGCTGCTCGACGTGATGCAGGTCTCGGACGTGACCAAGGTGGTCTCCCCCGACACCTTCGAGCGCCCGGTCTATGCCGGCAACGCCATCCAGACGGTGCAGTCCACGGACGCCAAGAAGCTGCTGACCATCCGCACCGCCTCCTTCCAGGCGGCCGGCGAAGGCGGCGCGGCCACGGTCGAGACGGTCTCCGCGGCCGAGAACCCCGGCAACTCGTCCTTCAAGGGCGAGGAGGTCGCCAAGTCCGACCGTCCGGAGCTGGCTTCGGCCAAGATCATCATCTCGGGCGGGCGCGCACTCGCCTCCTCGGAGAACTTCACCAAGGTGATCGAGCCGGTCGCCGACCGGCTCGGCGCCGCGATGGGCGCCTCGCGCGCCGCGGTCGATGCCGGCTACGCCCCCAACGACTGGCAGGTCGGCCAGACCGGCAAGGTCGTGGCCCCCGAACTCTACATCGCGGTCGGCATTTCCGGCGCGATCCAGCATCTCGCCGGCATGAAGGATAGCAAGGTCATCGTCGCCATCAACAAGGACGAGGAGGCCCCGATCTTCCAGATCGCCGATTACGGCCTCGTCGGAGACCTCTTCACTATCCTGCCCGAACTCGACGCAGAGCTATAACGCTCTGCTCGGGAGCGATGGTGCTGCGGGGTTCTTTCCTGCCCTCCACGTCAACACTCGCTCGATTGCTCCTCCGCTGCTCGCAGAAAGACGTCGCATGCAGATTCGAGTGCAGGTAGGGCGATGGCGATGAGCCGCAGCCTGCGGGAGGCTAGCGTCGGCATTTGCTGAAGCATGCCGACGCTTCGTTGACAGATTGCTCTTCGCAAGAGCCACGCTCCAGCCAGTACGATTGCAACCTGGGGCAGACGATCGCTTGGGGCCATCCCTCATCGACGCCTGCATTGCCATGTGCCTCGCCAACGCGCGAAGGCGGCGATAGCCGGCATCCGCTTGCCCGAGCTCGGGCACGTCGTACATGTCGATTTCGGCCGCGTCCGGGGCCGGCCCTCCCTCAAATTCGTCAGACGGCACAAAGACGCCTCCGAACTGAGAGTGAAACGCCCGGCCGATCCATGCCTCTCCCAAGGGCGCTGTGGGCATGGATTTTCTCGCCTCCACGGCGAACCGGGAGTGCTGAAGCGAGTTGACCGCATATACGCCGAGGCGAGGAGCAACCAGATGTCGGAGCGCGGCGTGGCATTTGTCGAGCGGTGGATCGCCGAGAACATTTCGTCCGAGGATTTCCTCGAGCAAGGAGTGGATGCACGCTTCGATATTTTTACCCGGAGCGCGCTCGCCGCAGCTCGACAGTCCGGCATACCCGAGGGCGAGATTCTGGAGGAATTTCCAGACCTGTCCTCCAGGATGGCAGAGGCAGTTCAAGGCGCAGCCGATAACGAACTTCGCCGACAGGTCGAGAATGACGACTGATCGGCCAAGACGACACAGAAGCGGCTTCCGCTGGTGCGACGGGCTGGCGCTTGTTGCAGGCGCGGTCGGTATCGTCGTGGCGCTCAACCTGGCCAGCGGCGGCGGCCGCCCGGACGCTCGCGAGCGCCGATATGCCGCCAAGGCGCAATCACGTTCGGGCGAAGGCGCATTGGCTTCGGCGCCAACCGACATCCCGCCTCGCGGCTGGTGGGAAATCCTCCGCCGGACATATACGGAAGCGGATCGAGACAGGGTCCGTGCCGTCGCGGCCGGCGTCACATTCTACGGTCTTCTCGCCCTCTTTCCCGCACTGACCGCGTTCGTCTCGATTTATGGGCTTGTCAACGACCCCGCTTCGATCGGCGGCCAATTGGCAGGGCTGGGCGCCTTTCTTCCGGCCGGTGCGATAGAATTCCTGGCAGATCAGATTTCCCGCATCGGCAACGGTGGGAGCGCAACGCTCGGATTTGCCTTTTTCCTCAGCCTCGGCTTGGCGCTCTGGAGCGCCAATGCCGGCGTCAAAGCGCTGTTCGATGCGCTGAACGTGGCCTATGGCGAAGACGAGAAGCGGGGCTTCTTCAAGCTCAATGCGATTTCGCTCGCCTTCACGGCCGGCATCATCGCGTTCCTGCTGGTCGCGCTGGGTGCCATCGCGGCCATCCCCATCGTGCTGGATTACGTCTACATGGGTGCCGCGAGCGAGTGGCTCATATCGATCGGCCGTTGGCCGTTGCTCTTCGTCGTGCTCGTCGTCGGCCTTGGTATTCTCTACCGCTTCGGGCCAAGTCGAGACGATGCGCAGTGGAAATGGGTGAGCCCCGGCGCCTTGGTCGCAGCGGTTGCCTGGGTGGCCGGGTCGATTCTGTTCTCGTGGTACGTCGCCAATTTCGAGGACTACAACAAGACCTATGGCACCATCGGAGCCGTTATCGGCCTGCTGACCTGGATGTGGCTATCGGCGACCATCCTGCTTGTCGGGGCGGAGCTGAATGCCGAGGCTGAGCGACAGACGAACCGTGACACAACCAAGGGGCCTCCGATGCCCATTGGAATGCGGGGCGCGGACGCTGCCGATCGCAAGAGCTGATCGGCCGGACAGTTTGTAAGAGCGACGTCCCGGAGTGTTGTCGGCCCTCGGCCCTAGGTTTTAGTCGCTTGCCTCCTGAGGTACGGCCCGCCATGTTACCGACTTCGACAAGGAGAGCGAAATGGCGACAGGCACAGTGAAATGGTTCAACTCGACGAAAGGCTTTGGTTTCATCCAGCCTGACGACGGCGGTCAGGATGTCTTCGTTCATATCAGCGCCGTCGAGCGCGCTGGTCTCCGTGAACTGCGGGAGGGGCAGAAGATTTCCTACGAGATCGTTGCCGACAAGCGTTCCGGGAAGTCTTCGGCGGAAAACCTGAAGGCGGAGTAGCCGGTTCTCCGGCATTCGATTGGCCTCGCCGTGACTCAGGCGGGGCCGCTGGCCGCCTTCATGAGGGGGCGGCCAGGCTAATCGGGCGCGACGCCTTCCGGCGCGTCGATGACGCTCTGAATGAGCCGAGACGTACCCCTCTCAACAGGAACAATCATTTATCGAGCAGGGTTACATGCCGACAGCAAGATCGGGATGCCCAATGAGACCCGCCGATGTGATTGCCAAATATGCCAGCGCTGAAATCGGCGTGCTGCTGCAGCATCGCGACAAGCACGCTGGCGATATCGATTCGGCTTACTGGGTCGAGTACCCTTCCATTGAACATGCCATCGAAGCGGTTGCTGACGACCTGTTTGACGGCCGTGTCGAGAAGATGACCGCGAACGGCGAAGTGCTTCCCGACGCAGAATTGGCCGCTCTGACCGAGTGAACGAGCCATCGCCTCGACTTCTCCCACCTGCCGCAAACCAAAATTCATTAGGAACGAGCAATGCGAACACCGATCTCAATCGCTGTGTTGGGCCTTCTATGCGTTGGGTGCACCACGCAGCCCGCGAACTACGCCGGATCGCTCAATCATTCAGACAGGAAATGGCAAAGCGCCGCCTGCAAGGACGGCAGGCAGAAGGCCGAGAGCTACGATGCCGAAGAGAAGGAGCGGTTGAAGTCGTCGGTGATGATAGGATTCCTGAGCCCATCGGGCGCACTCGCGACGGTCAACGTCACCAACCAGCAGAATATTCGCCGCAAGCAGTTCAATCGTGATCTGCACCTGAGGTGCTCGAGCTCTCCGCTTCCGGAGGATCTGACCAACATTCCCGAGATTCAGCCCCCTCCGATGCTCGACACCGGCAGGGGCAATTGAACAATCGACCAACGAGGGGTGCGCTAACTCCTCGTTCATCACGATCCATCGCATTTTACGGAACTTCGGAACGGGATTGCTGACCGGGGAATTGGTCCGTCAGAAGGAGGACGGTCCGATGCATTATCGCGTTTCCCTGGACTTATGGCTTTGGCTCGGTGTTGCGCTCAACCTCGCACTTATGCTGGCCGCCACCCTGCGCCCGGTTTCGGCGGGATGAGCGGGCGCGCTTCCAACCGGGAACATTAGATGCGGGCCACCCGTTGCCTGATCAAATCCACGACCAGGAGGATGAGATGAGGGACGGAAACGGCAACCCACTGACGCCCGAACAGGAAGCTGCGATCAAATCGCGAGAGCCGGCGAAGAAGGATGCTGCCGGCCAGTACGCGAAATCGCAGGCTGAGCCCAATCGGGACGGGCTCGTGAGCGCAAACCCTGTGGTGCTATCTGGCGACGGCGACGCCACGCCCGGGAACGGGCATGGTCGCGACCGCAATGATGATGGCCCCGAATCTGTCTAGGAACGGATTCGATTGCCGAGTCATCGGCCTTCTTGTCGATAGACAGTCATGGCATCATCCCGACTCTGGAACCAAAACCCTGGAGCTGTGATGCCGGAAGCCAATGCCGCACCAGCCATTCTTGACGAGGCACCACCGCATCCCGAGGAGATCAGGTCTGAATTCGACCTGCGCGTCGGCAAGCACATTACCCTGCAAGGGAAGGCGCGGATTACGCCCGCCGGTCTCATCTGCTCGGGGCTTGCCGTCGCGATGGTGACATGCGCCCTGGCCTATCTCGCTCGGTCGGTTCCACGGCGGCGCCGGCAAATGCCGGCGCAGCGGCCAACGGCATTCGGACATGAGCACGACCTGAGACGCGGTCGTCGCAGTCCGGTTTGAACGCCTGAATTCGATTGTTCGAGTCGGGCTGCAGTCCTCGTGGAACATCTGGTCGCTTCATCGGTATGGCTTGAGCCTTCTAACGGCTCTTGGGGTGCAGATGAAAACCGACCTGCCGCGCAGCGCTTATGTGCAACTGCAGAAGCTGATAACCTCGCTTGTCGGGTCATTACTTGCGGCAGCTATCCTGTTGGCATTGCCTGCGTTTGCCCTGACGGCTGACGAGATCAATGCGGTAACCTTCGCCGACAGGAACACGCAGGTCGAAGTGGGGCCGGTTCCCTTTGTGGCAAAGGCGCAGATCCTGCTCAGCCGCCGCAGCATTTCCCCAGGGGTCATCGATGGTGTCGACGGCGAGAATTTTCGCAAGGCTGTCGCGCAGTTTCGGCGTCAGCAGAATTTGCCCGAAGGCGATGAGATCGACGAACTGGCCTGGCTGAGTCTCGGCGGGGACACGATTCGTGACGTGATCGCCGAATACACGCTGTCGGCGAAGGACGCGTCCTACGATTTTGCCGACGCGATCCCCCGCGACTATGCCAGGCAGGCGAAGATGAAGCGCCTGTCCTATACGAGCCCGCAGGAGATGCTGGGCGAACGTTTCCATATGAGCGAAGCGCTGCTCAACGCCCTGAATCCGCGCGGATCATTCACCGAAGCCGGGACACGTCTCCTGGTGGCATCGGCGCGTCGCGCGCCGGAAGTCGGGTCCGCTCTGCGGATCGACGCGGTCAAGAGCACGGGGATGGTCATTGTCTTCGGGGCGGAAGACAGAGTGCTGGCGAGCTACCCGGCGACCATTGGCAGCGAGGACAACCCCTCTCCATCGGGCGAATACACCGTTGAGCGAGTCGCGAGGAACCCGAATTATACTTACGATCCCGAGAAGAATTTCCAGCAGGGCAAGAACACCGAAACGCTCGTCCTGCCGCCCGGTCCAAATGGTCCCGTCGGGACCGTCTGGATCGCCCTGTCGAAGCCGACATTCGGAATCCATGGCACGCCGGAACCATCCAAGGTCAGCAAGACGACCTCGCATGGCTGCGTAAGGTTGACGAATTGGGATGCTGAAGAGCTGGCCGATCTGGTTAAGCCGGGCGTCGCGGTTCGCTTCGTCGATTGATCGGCATGCGTCGTCCGCGTTCGTGGCGCACTCTTCTGATCGCAGGCGGCCTCTGCGCGCTTCCTTGCTTTTGGGTGTCCGCAACCGAGGCCAGAGATCGTGCCGGCGGTGCGAAAGCTGCGTCTTCGGCCTCGCCGCGACTGCCGGCCCAGATGGTTGCGCCTCTGCCACCGCGACGCCCTGCCGATCTGGCTCCACCCGCCGCGCCGGAGCCGCAAAAGCCCGCCGAAAACGGAGCGGACAAGCCGGCGGCAGGATCGGCTTGCATCGCGCGCTTCGAGGAGCGTGGAGGCGTTTCACTTCCAATTGCTGCGGAGAACACGAGCGGCGAGTGCGGCATCGAGGATCCGGTGAGCTTCCGCACCGTGACAATGCCTGATGGGTCCAAGGTCGAGTTCGACAGCGCGATCACGGTTCGATGCGCCTTCGCGCTCGATATTGTCGACTGGGTGCGCGACGATCTCTCGCCCGCTGCGGCTGCGGCGAATAGCAAGCTCTCCCGCCTCGTTGGTGTCGGCGGTCATGCCTGCCGCCCGCGCAATGGCGCCGCCGGGGCTCCAATCAGCGAACACGCAAGCGGAAACGCAATGGATTTGAGCGGTCTCGTCCTTCAGGACAATCGCAGCGTCATGTTCAACAATAACCGCGACGATGGGACCAGCGCATTACGAGAGCACGTGCAAAAGAGCGCCTGCGCACGCTTCACGACCGTTCTGGGCCCAGGCTCGGACAGCTCTCACAAGGACCATCTTCACCTCGACATGCGTCGCAGGAAGGGCAACTTCAAGATTTGCCAGTGGGCAACGGAATGAAGGGGGCGGAGCTTGGGCTGGCTTCCGCGCGAGGCCGGCCGCCGCTTGGCAACAGGATATGTCCGCCCCTGGCGGAACCCAACGTCCGGATCTGACGCGGAGCCGCGGATCGCAGGAATGCTGAAGGCGGTGGTGGCAGCCATTCAGCCACTGCGCTCAAACGAACCCTCGGCAAATCCACGCCGCCAGTAGTTGAGGATCGAGTACTGATCCTTGGGCAGAGATAGGCCATCCTTGGCATGGCTGCGAAGGAATCGCGCAAGCCTGGCCTCTGCTCCGACCCAGAGAAACAGATATTCACCGGGCTCGGCAGACGCCAGCTTCAGATCTCTCATCAAAGACGGCAGTTCGATCGTCTTCTCGCCGATCAACCAGGTTACCGACAAGCCGGGCGGAGCGCGGAGATGCTGCTTGTCCTCGTCATCCCCCAGGCAGATGACGGCTTCACCCCTGCTGTCGTCAGGGAGGTTCTCCAGGCTTTGGGCGATGGCAGGCAGGGCCGTGTGATCGCCGATGAAGACGTAGCGATCCACGCCATAGGGATGGGAGAAGCCGCGTTCGAGGAGCGCAATGCTGTCACCGGGCTCGGCTTTGGCCGCCCAGCGCGAGGCCGGGCCCTCGTCACCGTGCAGGACGAAATCGATGGTCAGTTCCTGCAGCTCCTCGTCGAAATCTCTCACCGTGTAGGTGCGCACCGATGGCCGCTGATCCACGGGGCATTCGATCGCCCCGCTTTCTCCGATGCGCGGCCAGCCCGGATCCTTGAGATTCAGCGGGGGAACAAGGAGCTTCACATAGGGCCCGAGGCCTTGGCGATAGAACGAGAAGCCTGCCAGCTCCGGCCCCGTTAGGACGACCCGCCGCATATGGGGTGTCACCCGCCAGGCGCGCAGGACCTGGAGCCGGCGGAATGTCCCGCGTCCGGGATTGTGGATGATGCCCGAGGCCTTCATGAACCGCGCCTCTGCATGAGCCACATGAAATAGGGCCCGCCTACGAACGCCGAGACCAATCCCGCCGGGATTTCCCATGGGAAGATCGCGACGCGTCCGATCCAGTCGGAGATAACGAGAAGCGAGGCGCCGACAAGCACGGCCCCGACGAATTGGCTTCCCGAAGCCGAGAAGCCGAAGCGCCTCGCGATATGGGGAGCCATCAGCCCGACAAAGCCGAGCGGCCCGATCAGCAATGTCGCTGCCCCTGTCACCACGGCGCAGTAGGCGAGGACGATCGCGCGGGCTCGCCCGACGGACACGCCGACCGCCCCCGCGGTGGCCTGCCCAAGCGGCAAGATCGCGAGCCAGCGCAGCAACATCGGCAACACCGCCAATGCACCGATCAGGGCGAGCATGGCCGCAATCGCCGCGCAGGGCGCGACGCCCGCCGTCGATCCCGACAGCCAACCGAGCAAGCCACGCAGCGCCGGATGGCCGGTCGACAGCAGAACCGTGGCGATGGCGCTGCTGAGCGTCGCCAGGCAGACTCCCACGAGGAGGCTGCGCTCCGGCCCACCACGCGCTCGCGATCCGATCAGCAGCAGCGCGGCGAGCGTCAGGGCAGCGCCTGTGCCCGCTCCGGCAAGGCCGGTTCCGGCCGACTGGGCAGGCATGAGCATGATCTGAACCATGAAGCCCAGTGCGGCGCCGGAGGTGAGCCCGAGCACCTCGGGGCTCGCCATCGGATTGGCGGTAAGCCTCTGCAGCGCGGCCCCCGCGAGCGCCAGCAGGCCACCGGCGGCCAGCGCACCCACTGCACGGGGCCAGCGCCATTGCAGCACGGCATGCGGATCGACGAGCGGCGGGGTGATCTCCCATCCATCGGGCCCACGCCCGACCAGCAGCGCCACCCCCAAAGACAGCGCGAGCAATCCGGCCAGGCCGAAAAGCCGGGCGCCGGCGTGCGGGACACGACGCAGAGCCGGTTCGTTGCCCGGTGGCCGGACGTGCTGCCGGCTGTACATCAGGAGGATGAGCAGACAGGGAGCGCCGAGGAGCACCGTGGCGGTGCCGGTGGGTAATTCCCTCATCACAAGGCCCAGGAGCTGCACGATGCTGTCTGCCGACCAGAGCAGCCCGGCGCCAATGACAGGCGCCCAGATGAGGCGTTGCCGGGCCGTGCGCGCGCCGCAGAACCGGGCCAGGTTCGGTGCGGCAAGCCCGATGAAACCGATCATCCCCACCGCGCTGGCGAACCGCGATGGCGAGAATGAGGATCCTGATGCTGCGGACCTTGAGCCCGCTCGCCAACGCCGTCTGGTCGCCGAGTTCGAGCAATGCGAGTGGGCGCAGCGCCGCAAAGACCAAGAGTGCGGAGAGGGCGAGACGCGGCAGCAGGTAGAGCACGCCGCTCCATCCGCTCTGGAAGAGCGCTCCGGATTGCCAGATGAACAGGTTTGTGAG
Above is a genomic segment from Bosea sp. NBC_00550 containing:
- a CDS encoding (2Fe-2S)-binding protein; this encodes MKRAARAFTLTVNGTSHRIEGEPDTPLLFFLRNDLAINSPKFGCGLGECGACTVLLDGVAARACAYPVRLAVGREIVTLEGLGTPEKPHPIQQAFIDAQAAQCGYCINGMVMTAKAFLDVKPKPSESEVREALRYNLCRCGTHVEIVRAVMLAAERCWSRDGAGS
- a CDS encoding amidohydrolase family protein, whose translation is MAEQKTATIKADHKLVVRNIGLLLSGDIGNPILQADTVVAIGGKITAVGSFKDLDTDKADSVIDANGTVLLPGLIDSHVHPVAGDWTPRQNQLGWIDSTMHGGVTTMISAGEVHTPGRPRDIVGVKAMAIYAQRCFDAFRPGGVKIHAGAPVIEPGMVEQDFKDLADAGVKLLGEVGLGGVKDGATARQMVAWARKYGIQSTIHTGGPSIPGSGLIGADVVLEADTDVVGHINGGHTALPDKEIRCICEGCKRGLELVHNGNERAALYTLRIAREMGDLQRVILGTDGPAGSGVQPLGVARMVSLLSSLGDVPAEIAFCFATGNTARMRSLDCGLIEVGRSADFVFMDKAQHSAGRNFLDSIQLGDLPGIGMVVIDGIVRSGRSRNTPPAEKIPAVVGH
- the fdxA gene encoding ferredoxin FdxA, yielding MAFAVTEACIRCKYTDCVAVCPVDCFYEGETMLVINPDECIDCGVCEPECPAEAIVSETADDSARWIALNARLAAQWPNITDKRDAPADADDWKDVPDKLKFLPEALEA
- a CDS encoding ferredoxin--NADP reductase, which gives rise to MSNFYEEQVLSVHHWTDTLFSFTTTRDTSFRFKNGQFTMIGLKVDEKPLLRAYSVASTNYDENLEFFSIKVPDGPLTSRLQDLQVGDPIIVGKKATGTLVLDNLKDGKRLFLLGTGTGLAPFLSLIRDPETYERYETVVLVHGCRQVAELAYGERIQSQLPQDEFLGEMIRQQLIYYPTVTREPFRNRGRITDLLTSGQLFADIDQPDFDADGDRFMLCGSPQMLVDLKATFQERGLHEGNHGEAGDYVIERAFVEK
- a CDS encoding electron transfer flavoprotein subunit beta/FixA family protein, whose protein sequence is MKILVPVKRVVDYNVKIRVKADGSGVELANVKMSMNPFDEIAVEEALRLKEAGKATEVVVVSIGPAQAAETIRTGLAMGADRGILVKVDGIVEPLAVAKLLQKLVEQEGPGLVILGKQAIDDDANQTGQMLAALLGWPQGTFASKVELGADNVDVTREVDGGLQTVSLKLPAIVTTDLRLNEPRYASLPNIMKAKKKPLDETTAETLGVDVAPRLKVLKTVEPAGRSAGIKVASAAELVSKLKTAGVI
- a CDS encoding electron transfer flavoprotein subunit alpha/FixB family protein, which gives rise to MTTLLIADHDNVSIKDATAKALSAASQLGGPVHILVAGEGAKAAADAAAKLAGVEKVLLADDAAYGHALAEPLAALIVKLADGYDAIVAPSTTTGKNVLPRVAALLDVMQVSDVTKVVSPDTFERPVYAGNAIQTVQSTDAKKLLTIRTASFQAAGEGGAATVETVSAAENPGNSSFKGEEVAKSDRPELASAKIIISGGRALASSENFTKVIEPVADRLGAAMGASRAAVDAGYAPNDWQVGQTGKVVAPELYIAVGISGAIQHLAGMKDSKVIVAINKDEEAPIFQIADYGLVGDLFTILPELDAEL
- a CDS encoding YihY/virulence factor BrkB family protein; the encoded protein is MALNLASGGGRPDARERRYAAKAQSRSGEGALASAPTDIPPRGWWEILRRTYTEADRDRVRAVAAGVTFYGLLALFPALTAFVSIYGLVNDPASIGGQLAGLGAFLPAGAIEFLADQISRIGNGGSATLGFAFFLSLGLALWSANAGVKALFDALNVAYGEDEKRGFFKLNAISLAFTAGIIAFLLVALGAIAAIPIVLDYVYMGAASEWLISIGRWPLLFVVLVVGLGILYRFGPSRDDAQWKWVSPGALVAAVAWVAGSILFSWYVANFEDYNKTYGTIGAVIGLLTWMWLSATILLVGAELNAEAERQTNRDTTKGPPMPIGMRGADAADRKS
- a CDS encoding cold-shock protein, whose product is MATGTVKWFNSTKGFGFIQPDDGGQDVFVHISAVERAGLRELREGQKISYEIVADKRSGKSSAENLKAE